The following are encoded together in the Anopheles nili chromosome 3, idAnoNiliSN_F5_01, whole genome shotgun sequence genome:
- the LOC128726853 gene encoding lipopolysaccharide-induced tumor necrosis factor-alpha factor homolog, producing MNPSEKGAGHDGQPLNQPPYPTPPYPGQVPAPSSGYPHPGAGGQNYAHPPPPPPYDANSNVIPPPQNAATTYVQVVTRPQVGPDPASMVCPSCTKHVITRLDYETSTKTHIAAGLLCLFICWPCFWIPYVIDSCKNANHYCPNCGAYIGTYRG from the exons ATGAACCCAAGTGAAAAAGGAGCCGGCCACGATGGGCAGCCATTAAATCAGCCCCCATATCCAACGCCTCCCTACCCAGGCCAAGTGCCAGCACCCTCCAGTGGGTATCCTCATCCAGGCGCGGGAGGACAAAACTAcgcacacccaccaccacccccaccgtaCGATGCCAACTCCAATGTCATCCCACCGCCACAAAACGCCGCAACGACCTACGTGCAGG TCGTCACCCGACCGCAAGTGGGACCGGATCCGGCCAGTATGGTGTGTCCGTCCTGCACCAAGCACGTCATCACCCGGTTGGACTACGAAACCTCTACCAAGACGCACATCGCCGCGGGTTTGCTCTGTTTGTTCAT ATGTTGGCCATGCTTCTGGATACCGTACGTGATCGATTCGTGCAAGAACGCCAACCACTACTGCCCGAACTGCGGCGCTTATATCGGAACATACCGTGGCTAG
- the LOC128726854 gene encoding lipopolysaccharide-induced tumor necrosis factor-alpha factor homolog, translating into METTVIVTSPQVGPDPTTIICPSCRSTVVTRLEYETTTKTHLCAGLLCLFLCWPCAFVPYCSTACRDANHYCPSCGSFIGTYRK; encoded by the exons ATGG AGACCACGGTGATCGTAACGAGCCCCCAGGTTGGTCCGGATCCGACCACCATCATCTGCCCGTCCTGCCGGTCGACGGTGGTAACGAGACTCGAGtacgaaaccaccaccaagaCGCACCTGTGCGCCGGTTTGCTGTGTTTGTTCCTGTGCTGGCCCTGTGCCTTTGTTCCCTACTGCTCGACGGCTTGCCGGGACGCCAACCATTATTGTCCTAGCTGTGGGTCCTTCATCGGCACCTACCGAAAGTAA